In Mercurialis annua linkage group LG5, ddMerAnnu1.2, whole genome shotgun sequence, a single genomic region encodes these proteins:
- the LOC126680695 gene encoding protein TPLATE, whose translation MDILFAQIQADLRSNDALRQSGALLQALQQSAAGRDISVIAKTAVEEIVAAPASAVCKKLSFDLIRSTRLTADLWDSVCTGVRNDLHFPDPDVTSAAVSILAAMPSYSLSKIIMDSNAEISGCFDSPSDNLRFSISETLGCILARDDMVTLCENNVNLLDKVSKWWSRIGQNMLDKSDAVAKVAFESVGRLFHEFDSKRMSRLAGDKLVDSENSLAIRSNWVSSIIDFVWKQRNALMSRSLVLPVENFRATVFPLVYAVKAVASGNVEVIRKVSKVSSGLNGSVMDSTAEKLVGVNDVVTHLAPFLASSLDPPLIFEVGINMLYLADVPGGKPEWASQSIIAILTLWDRQEFSSARESIVRAVVTNLHLLDLHMQVSLFKKLLMMVRNLRAESDRMHALACICRTALCVDLFAKESVRRGQKPLAGTDIASLFEDSRIRDDLNSVTSKSLFREELVASLVESCFQLSLPLPEQKSSGMESRVIGALAYGTGYGALNWTEPSLEVVEVCRPCVKWDCDGRTYAIDCYLKVLVRLCHIYDTRGGVKTVKDGASQDQILNETRLQNLQRELVKDLREVSNPRVCARLVWAIAEHINLDGLDPLLADDPEDPLNIIISNIHKVLFNIDSSANASNRPLDVQAVLISAQRLGSRNPRAGQLLIKELEEFRNNGLADSVNKHQCRLILQRIKYIQGHPDDRWAGVSEARGDYPFSHHKLTVQFYEAAAAQDRKLEGLVHKAILELWRPDPSELTVLLTKGFDSTLLKVMPAAYSLTGSSDPCYVEAYHLADSGDGRISLHLKVLNLTELELNRVDIRVGLSGSLYFMDGSPQAVRQLRNLVSQDPVQISVTVGVSHFERCALWVQVLYYPFYGSGAGDYDGDYAEEDPQIVRQKRSLRPELGEPVILRCQPYKIPLTELLLPHKISPVEFFRLWPSLPAVVESTGTYMYEGSGFKATAAQQYGSSPFLGGLKSLSSKPFHSVCSHIIRTVAGFQLCYAAKTWFGGFLGLMIFGASEVSRNVDLGDETTTMLCKFVVRASDASITKEIESDLQGWLDDLTDGGVEYMPEEEVKEAAAERLRTSMERIALLKAAQPPPKSPKSDGGDSGEEEEEEENEKKKKEKKEEEKGKSKGTLSKLTAEEVEHMALQAAVLQEWHMLCKDRSTQVN comes from the exons ATGGACATACTCTTCGCTCAGATCCAAGCCGACCTCCGTTCCAATGACGCATTACGTCAATCCGGCGCTCTCCTCCAAGCTCTCCAGCAATCCGCCGCCGGTCGTGATATCTCCGTCATTGCTAAAACCGCCGTCGAAGAGATCGTTGCAGCACCAGCTTCCGCCGTTTGTAAGAAGCTCTCCTTTGACCTAATTCGATCCACTCGTCTCACTGCCGATCTATGGGACTCCGTCTGCACCGGCGTCCGTAATGATCTCCACTTCCCCGATCCCGACGTCACTTCCGCCGCCGTCTCAATTCTCGCCGCCATGCCCTCCTATTCTCTCTCCAAAATCATCATGGATTCAAACGCCGAAATCTCCGGCTGTTTCGATTCGCCAAGTGATAATTTAAGGTTTTCGATTAGTGAAACCCTAGGCTGTATATTAGCGAGGGATGATATGGTGACTTTGTGTGAGAATAATGTTAATTTGTTAGATAAAGTTTCGAAATGGTGGTCTCGGATTGGTCAAAATATGCTTGATAAATCAGACGCAGTTGCTAAAGTAGCGTTTGAATCAGTTGGGAGACTGTTTCATGAGTTTGATTCGAAAAGAATGAGTCGGTTAGCGGGTGATAAGTTAGTTGATAGTGAAAATTCATTAGCCATTAGGTCTAATTGGGTGTCGTCGATTATTGATTTCGTATGGAAACAACGGAATGCTTTGATGTCTAGGTCTTTGGTTTTGCCTGTTGAGAATTTTAGAGCTACTGTGTTTCCACTTGTTTATGCAGTTAAGGCCGTCGCGTCGGGGAATGTTGAGGTGATTAGAAAGGTTTCTAAGGTGTCCAGTGGGCTTAATGGTAGTGTGATGGATTCTACAGCTGAGAAATTAGTTGGGGTTAATGACGTTGTTACACATTTGGCGCCGTTTTTAGCAAGTTCGTTGGACCCGCCATTGATATTTGAAGTGGGGATTAATATGCTGTATTTGGCTGATGTTCCTGGTGGTAAGCCAGAATGGGCTTCTCAGTCTATAATTGCTATTTTGACTCTTTGGGACAGGCAAGAGTTTTCTTCGGCTAGAGAAAGTATAGTTCGCGCTGTTGTTACAAATTTGCACCTCCTTGATCTTCATATGCAG GTTTCATTGTTTAAAAAGCTGCTTATGATGGTGAGGAATTTGAGGGCAGAATCAGATCGTATGCATGCTTTAGCATGTATTTGTCGGACTGCTCTGTGCGTCGACCTTTTTGCTAAAGAAAGTGTTCGAAGAGGCCAGAAACCTCTTGCCGGCACTGACATTGCTTCTCTCTTTGAGGATTCAAGAATAAGGGATGATCTCAATAGTGTGACGAGTAAAAGCTTGTTTAGGGAAGAGTTAGTGGCATCATTAGTGGAAAGTTGTTTCCAGTTGTCTCTACCTTTGCCTGAACAAAAGAGTTCTGGAATGGAGAGCAGAGTGATTGGAGCTTTGGCTTATGGAACTGGCTACGGTGCACTAAACTGGACAGAGCCATCTTTGGAAGTGGTGGAAGTTTGTAGACCTTGCGTCAAGTGGGATTGTGATGGCAGGACCTATGCAATTGATTGCTACTTGAAGGTGCTTGTTAGGCTGTGCCATATCTATGACACACGTGGAGGTGTAAAAACTGTTAAAGATGGTGCTTCTCAGGACCAGATTCTCAATGAGACAAGACTGCAAAATTTGCAACGGGAACTTGTGAAGGATCTACGTGAG GTAAGTAACCCAAGAGTATGTGCTCGTCTAGTTTGGGCAATCGCAGAACACATAAATCTGGATGGTTTGGATCCTCTTCTAGCTGATGACCCTGAGGATCCGTTGAAcattattatatcaaatataCACAAGGTCTTGTTCAATATTGATTCATCTGCAAATGCATCAAATAGACCCCTAGATGTTCAGGCGGTTCTTATAAGTGCTCAGCGGTTGGGGTCGCGTAACCCTAGGGCCGGCCAGTTACTAATTAAAGAGCTGGAAGAGTTTAGAAACAATGGATTGGCTGATTCTGTCAACAAGCATCAGTGCCGTTTGATATTGCAGAGAATTAAATATATTCAAGGTCACCCAGACGACAG GTGGGCTGGGGTTAGTGAAGCCAGAGGAGACTATCCATTTAGCCACCACAAACTCACTGTTCAGTTTTATGAAGCAGCTGCTGCACAGGATAGGAAATTAGAAGGGTTGGTTCACAAGGCTATTTTAGAGCTCTGGAGGCCAGACCCTAGTGAATTAACTGTTTTGCTAACAAAAGGATTTGATTCTACGCTACTCAAGGTTATGCCAGCTGCATATAGTTTGACTGGTAGCAGTGATCCATGCTATGTTGAAGCTTATCATTTGGCGGATTCGGGTGATGGAAGGATCTCTCTTCATCTGAAG GTATTAAATTTGACAGAACTTGAACTCAATCGTGTGGACATTAGGGTTGGGTTATCTGGTTCTTTGTATTTTATGGATGGATCTCCTCAGGCTGTTAGGCAGCTACGTAATCTTGTTTCGCAG GATCCAGTACAAATCAGTGTGACTGTGGGTGTGTCCCACTTCGAGAGATGTGCCCTATGGGTCCAAGTCTTATACTACCCATTCTACGGAAGTGGTGCAGGAGATTATGATGGTGACTATGCTGAGGAGGACCCCCAAATTGTGAGGCAGAAAAGAAGCTTAAGACCAGAACTAGGGGAGCCGGTGATATTGCGGTGCCAACCATACAAGATTCCCTTGACTGAACTTCTTTTGCCACATAAAATATCCCCTGTGGAGTTCTTTCGCTTATGGCCTAGCTTACCAGCTGTAGTTGAGTCCACTGGTACGTACATGTATGAAGGAAGTGGCTTCAAGGCTACTGCTGCACAGCAATATGGATCTTCTCCATTCCTGGGTGGATTGAAATCTTTGTCTTCCAAGCCTTTCCACAGCGTCTGTTCCCACATCATCAGGACAGTAGCAGGATTTCAG CTATGTTATGCTGCAAAAACTTGGTTTGGGGGATTCTTGGGCTTGATGATTTTTGGAGCCAGTGAAGTGAGCAGAAATGTGGATCTGGGTGATGAGACGACTACTATGCTTTGCAAATTTGTGGTCCGAGCATCTGACGCATCAATCACCAAGGAGATAGAATCAGATCTACAAGGCTGGTTGGATGACCTCACCGATGGGGGTGTGGAGTACATGCCTGAAGAAGAAGTGAAGGAAGCAGCTGCAGAGAGGCTTAGAACTTCAATGGAACGAATAGCATTGCTAAAAGCCGCACAACCGCCTCCAAAATCTCCAAAATCCGATGGCGGGGACAgtggggaagaagaagaagaagaggaaaacgaaaagaagaagaaggaaaagaaaGAGGAGGAAAAGGGTAAATCTAAAGGAACCTTGTCGAAGTTGACTGCAGAGGAGGTGGAGCACATGGCGCTTCAAGCCGCGGTTCTACAAGAGTGGCACATGCTTTGCAAAGACAGAAGCACCCAAgtaaattaa
- the LOC126681935 gene encoding uncharacterized protein LOC126681935, with the protein MDIDHNCPNCKTEPETIMHAIWFCKRAKDVWNIWSPAKNISPDNTWTSKDLLLQAYTLLNKHDLSIFLTLIWLIWNNRNCMIFGRHVKASAQLPDWALGRTGATDQRWIPPRNDCYIVNVDAGFDEEHGSADVSIGEAVAIRDGVSLALEANFTPFIIRSDAKVVVDYFNSNIKSWNEVALLAADCSLLGNNNQCLGYHFVSRNVNRVAHMLARKALVENCSEHIWVESVPSDISHIVMADISFIFY; encoded by the exons ATGGATATAGATCACAACTGCCCTAATTGCAAAACTGAACCTGAGACTATTATGCATGCTATTTGGTTTTGCAAAAGAGCTAAGGATGTATGGAATATTTGGTCTCCTGCCAAGAACATATCGCCAGACAATACCTGGACTTCGAAAGATCTGCTACTTCAGGCTTATACCCTATTGAATAAGCATGACCTTAGTATTTTTCTGACTTTGATTTGGCTGATCTGGAATAACAGAAATTGTATGATTTTTGGCAGACATGTCAAGGCATCAGCTCAACTCCCAGATTGGGCTTTGGG GAGAACTGGTGCTACTGATCAGAGATGGATTCCACCTAGGAATGATTGTTACATTGTGAATGTGGATGCTGGTTTCGATGAAGAACATG GAAGTGCAGATGTGAGTATTGGGGAAGCAGTGGCGATTAGAGATGGTGTTTCCCTGGCTTTAGAAGCTAATTTTACTCCCTTCATCATCAGAAGTGATGCTAAGGTTGTAGTAGACTACTTCAACAGCAACATAAAGTCATGGAATGAGGTTGCTCTGTTAGCTGCAGATTGTTCTCTTCTTGGCAATAATAATCAATGTTTAGGTTATCACTTTGTTAGCAGGAATGTAAACAGGGTCGCTCACATGTTAGCTAGAAAGGCTTTAGTTGAGAATTGCAGTGAACATATTTGGGTGGAGTCTGTTCCATCTGATATTTCTCATATTGTAATGGCTGATATCAGCTTCATTTTCTATTAA
- the LOC126682787 gene encoding COP9 signalosome complex subunit 3, giving the protein MNNLEAVVTQIQGLSSSATDIAALHTHLKQAAELLHLESTRSLPFLEHLDPSIHSLGYLYILDACTSGPTSKEQAKTLVLIFARFITSCAAEQIRLAPDKFISVCKRFKDQVMLLEEPMRGVAPMLAAVQKIQSSSAHLTALHPEFLQLSLLSKCYKIGLSILEDDIFEVDHPRDLFLYSYYGGMICIGQKRFKKALELLHNVVTAPMSSINAIAVEAYKKYILVSLIHQGQFSTSLPKYASAAAQRNLKNLCLPYIELASSYSTGKITELETYVQTNREKFESDNNLGLVKQVISSIYKRNIQRLTQTYLTLSLQDIATTVQLNSPKEAEMHVLQMIQDGEIYATINQKDGMVRFLEDPEQYKTCEMIEHIDGSIQRIMDLSKKLSAMDELMSYDTLYLAKAGRERQRFDFDDFDTVPQKFNI; this is encoded by the exons ATGAACAATTTAGAAGCAGTGGTAACGCAAATCCAAGGATTATCGAGTTCCGCAACAGATATCGCAGCGCTTCACACTCATTTAAAGCAAGCTGCTGAGTTGCTTCATCTCGAGTCAACTCGGTCTTTGCCTTTTCTCGAACACCTCGACCCGTCCATTCACTCTCTCGGTTATCTCTATATCTT AGACGCATGCACATCGGGTCCAACTTCTAAAGAGCAAGCCAAAACGTTAGTCTTAATATTTGCCAGATTTATCACTTCTTGTGCGGCAGAGCAGATTCGTTTGGCGCCTGATAAAT TTATATCTGTTTGTAAGAGGTTCAAGGACCAAGTTATGCTTCTTGAAGAACCTATGCGCGGGGTTGCTCCCATGCTAGCAGCTGTGCAGAAGATTCAGTCTTCCTCTGCTCATTTGACCGCTTTGCATCCCGAGTTCCTTCAACTTAGTTTATTATCAAAGTGCTATAAAATTGGTCTTTCCATTTTGGAGGATGATATTTTTGAGGTTGATCATCCAAGGGACTTATTTTTGTATTCTTATTACGG AGGGATGATATGCATTGGACAAAAGCGTTTTAAAAAAGCATTGGAGCTTCTGCACAAT GTGGTGACCGCTCCTATGTCTTCTATAAATGCTATAGCTGTTGAAGCATACAAAAAATACATACTGGTTTCTCTTATTCACCAGGGGCAA TTTTCAACCAGTCTTCCTAAATATGCTTCGGCAGCAGCTCAGAGAAATCTGAAGAATTTATGTCTG CCTTATATTGAGTTGGCAAGCAGTTATAGCACTGGAAAAATCACAGAACTCGAGACATATGTTCAAACAAACAGGGAGAAGTTTGAAAGT GACAATAATCTTGGACTGGTGAAGCAGGTTATATCATCCATATATAAGAGAAATATCCAGAGATTGACGCAGACATATTTGACTCTCTCCCTACAAGATATAGCCACCACAGTGCAGCTCAATAGCCCAAAGGAGGCAGAAATGCATGTCCTTCAAATG aTCCAAGATGGTGAAATATATGCGACAATCAATCAAAAAGATGGAATGGTGAGATTCCTAGAGGATCCTGAGCAATACAAAACCTGTGAGATGATTGAGCACATTGACGGCTCAATTCAGAG GATAATGGACCTGTCGAAGAAGTTGAGTGCAATGGATGAGCTCATGTCATATGATACCTTGTACTTAGCAAAG GCCGGGAGAGAGCGTCAGAGGTTCGATTTTGATGACTTTGACACTGTCCCTcagaaatttaatatataa